The following DNA comes from Hyalangium minutum.
TCGGCCCTGGCCGACCCCACGCGGCGGGCGATCCTGGCGCGCCTCTCTCGAGGAGAGGCCTCGGTCCTGGAGCTGGCGGAGCCGTTCGACATGAGCCTGCCGGCCATCTCCAAGCACCTGAAGGTGCTGGAGCGCGCGGGGCTGATCACACGGGGCCGGGATGCGCAGCGGCGTCCCTGCCGGCTGCAAGCGGCGCCTCTCAAAGCGGTGGCGGACTGGACGGAGCACTTCCGCCGCGCCTGGGAAGAGAGCTTCGACCGGCTCGACGAGTACCTACAAGAGATGCAGGAGGAGGAAGAGGACCATGACGACCAGAAGAAGTGAGTCAACGCCCGAGGGAGCTGCCATGCACGCCACCACCCCTGAAGTGTCGAGCACCGCCGATCGCGAGATCATCATCACGCGCGTCTTCAACGCGCCGCGAGAGCGGGTGTTCAAGGCCTGGACGGATCCGAAGCACGTGGATCGCTGGTGGGGCCCGCGAGGCTTCACGAACCAGACGTTCGAGATGGACGTGCGGCCAGGCGGTGTGTGGCGCTACATGATGCACTCCGCCGAGCACGGCAACTACCCGAACAGGATCGTCTACCTGGAGGTCGTGAAGCCCGAGCGGCTCGTCTACGACCACGACGCCGATGACGGGAACCCTCCCCACTTCCGGGTGACGGTGACCTTCGCCGACAAGGGCCAGAAGACGGAGCTGACCATGCGCTCGGTCTTCCCGACAGCTGCGGCGCGCGACAAGGTCATCAGGGAGCACGGCGCCATCGAGGGCGGAAACCAGACGCTGGATCGGCTCGGAGAGTGGCTGGAGACGGCGTAAGCGCGTCCGTCGCGTGCAGGAACAGGCGCAGCAGGCCCGCGACATGGCTGGCCGCCATGGGGATGATCCGCTCGGCCTGCTCCGCCAGCTCGTGGCGAGGCACCGGCTTCCGGAGTCCCCGCTTCATCAACCAGCGTCCGAGCAGGTTGTGAGTGCGATCCGGAGTGAACTGCTGCGTGAAGCGGGCCAGCCCCTCGACCAGCTCCGAAGGGCGCTGCGCCTGAGGGGCGCTCGGAACACGCAGCGTGGCCAGCTGCTCCATGTGCGCGTCGACGTACCACTCATAGGGATCGCTCTCGTGGGCGACCCGGTGCACGTGGACGGGACAGGCCATGTCCGTCAGCACATGGCAGGCGCGGCCCAGCTCGAGGAACGCCGCAGGCACCCGGCCCTGACGATAGAGAGCGACGGCTCTGGAGAAGAACCGCTCGGTCTTCCAACGAGCGCCCGGCCACAGGAAGGGCAGGAACCCTCCCGGCAGGCCCGGGCCGTAGAAGTGGCTCAGCGAGAGGTGCTCGAAGACGACGCGCACCCCCGGGACAAAGAAGACATCCTCCCGCAGGGCACCGAGGATGAGCGCCTTGCGGTAGCGGCGAACCCGCGGAGCATCGAGCTCACGCACGGCCATCTCCAGGACGAGGAGCTGCCCGTTCAGTCGCATGGGAGCTGCTCCAGGCACTCCTCCATCAGCTCCAGAAGTTGGGCGTAGCGAGGGCGGCCGCCGTGCTGGTGGCAAAAGCCTTTCACGTCCTCGAACCACGAGCGCAGGCTCTCAGGGGGCAGTTCCAGCGCCTCGAGGGTCTCGCGCAGATCGGACTCCGAAGCAGGCTCAGGCTGGGACATGCCCCAGGATCCTAATGAGGAGTCCACGAGAGCAGGGGCAAAAACGAAGACGCCCGGGGGCCATGAGGCTCCCGGGCATCCGGACTTCAGAGACGCTTCAGATCAAGGCGAGTACGTGCCCTTCATCGTCACGTTGGTGTAGGTGCTGTAGCCGCGCGAGCAGGCGTACCAGGTGCCCGCCGCCGGGCTGCTGATGGTGCACGTCTCCGTGCTGCCGCTCAGGTACGGACGGCAGGTGTAGCTGCTGGTCGTCGGAGCCGAGCCCTGCTTCACGAACAGGTCCGCGTCGCCCGTGGTGCCCGTCTTGCCCACCTGGTTGAAGACCAGCGAGGTCTTCCCGCTCGGCACGCTCAGCGTGTAGCAGGTCATCGCGCCCGTGGCGCCCCCGTAAGGAGCCGTCTCCACGCCGTTGGCCAGCACGTTGCCACTGCTGCCCGTGGTGTACGAACCCTTCAGGCTCACGCCCGAGGCGGCCGAGTAGCCGAGGAGCTTCACGTAATAGGTGCCGGCGGTCGGGGTGGCGATGGTGCAGGTCTCCGTGTTGCCGTTCACTTCCGAGCGACAGTCGTACACGGTGCTGGTCGGCTCGGCGCCGGCCTTCACGTACAGGTCCGCGTCACCCGTGCCGCCGCTCAGGTTGAACGTCAGGTTGCTGGCGCCCGTCGGCACCGCCAGGGTGTACGCGCACGTCCAGGCGTTCGCGGCCACGGAGATACCCGACACCGTCACGCCGTTGGAGAGCGTCACCGGCGTGCACGTCGTGGGAGGAGTCCCGTCATCCGTCGGCGGCGGGGTGTTGCCCGTCGTCGCGCCCTTGGCCAGCTCGCCCAGGAAGGACACCGCCAACTTGGCGAACTTCACCGAGTTGTTCGCGGTGCCGCCCATGAAGGTCAGGGTGTCGCCCGTGGTGTGGATCTGCGGGTTGTCCGTGGTCATCGTTGCCTCGAAGGGCATCGTGGACGGGTAGCCCGCGCTGGTCCAAGAGGCGTGATCCGAGCAGCCGTAGCCGCAGGTGATGTTGGTGATCTTGGTGCCGCCCAAATCCGGCTGGTAGGTGTTGATGAGGCTGACGGTGAAGTTGTTCAGCGTGGCGTTGGTGTTGTCCGTCACCATGGCGAACTCGTATTGGGAGCCCTTGTAGTTGGTCATGTCCAGCTGCAACACGCCCACCACGTTCGTCCCGGCGCTCTTGAACGAGTTGGCGATGGCGGCCGAGCCGTTCAGGCCCACCTCCTCGGCGGCA
Coding sequences within:
- a CDS encoding ArsR/SmtB family transcription factor, which produces MASAQLDLTFSALADPTRRAILARLSRGEASVLELAEPFDMSLPAISKHLKVLERAGLITRGRDAQRRPCRLQAAPLKAVADWTEHFRRAWEESFDRLDEYLQEMQEEEEDHDDQKK
- a CDS encoding SRPBCC family protein, with the protein product MHATTPEVSSTADREIIITRVFNAPRERVFKAWTDPKHVDRWWGPRGFTNQTFEMDVRPGGVWRYMMHSAEHGNYPNRIVYLEVVKPERLVYDHDADDGNPPHFRVTVTFADKGQKTELTMRSVFPTAAARDKVIREHGAIEGGNQTLDRLGEWLETA
- a CDS encoding zinc dependent phospholipase C family protein, yielding MRLNGQLLVLEMAVRELDAPRVRRYRKALILGALREDVFFVPGVRVVFEHLSLSHFYGPGLPGGFLPFLWPGARWKTERFFSRAVALYRQGRVPAAFLELGRACHVLTDMACPVHVHRVAHESDPYEWYVDAHMEQLATLRVPSAPQAQRPSELVEGLARFTQQFTPDRTHNLLGRWLMKRGLRKPVPRHELAEQAERIIPMAASHVAGLLRLFLHATDALTPSPATLRADPASGFRPRWRRAP
- a CDS encoding M20/M25/M40 family metallo-hydrolase translates to MTLRKSVPIIACLACAAPAFAQAPQQGKLDKVQEKRVWITIGSDALPTVREAFTGQGLALATPLKEKGGVSALNIPESQIDQIAGVMHSKLNRCAGFKTFDSEAEALKEVDIANSPPPPSLLATSYFINNGPSVNAMLSGVQELNIRNTINSLSTNFTTRRYNVQAGADAANWLKSQWTTIANGRSDISVALFTHTWTQPSVIATITGTTLPNEVVVIGGHLDSINQSSSTGAAPGADDDASGVASLTEAFRVAVANGYKPARTVKFMAYAAEEVGLNGSAAIANSFKSAGTNVVGVLQLDMTNYKGSQYEFAMVTDNTNATLNNFTVSLINTYQPDLGGTKITNITCGYGCSDHASWTSAGYPSTMPFEATMTTDNPQIHTTGDTLTFMGGTANNSVKFAKLAVSFLGELAKGATTGNTPPPTDDGTPPTTCTPVTLSNGVTVSGISVAANAWTCAYTLAVPTGASNLTFNLSGGTGDADLYVKAGAEPTSTVYDCRSEVNGNTETCTIATPTAGTYYVKLLGYSAASGVSLKGSYTTGSSGNVLANGVETAPYGGATGAMTCYTLSVPSGKTSLVFNQVGKTGTTGDADLFVKQGSAPTTSSYTCRPYLSGSTETCTISSPAAGTWYACSRGYSTYTNVTMKGTYSP